A single window of Chitinophaga sp. XS-30 DNA harbors:
- a CDS encoding ThuA domain-containing protein — translation MLNTATSGQEKNKELIRVLIVDGYSNHDWKQTTLVTKRILEESKLFAVDVTTAPATTDTDSLLAWNPDFSGYGVVIQNTNNIHNKTLRWPRRMEEKLAQYVADGGGLYILHSANNAFPHWKEYDRMIGLGWRPKETGFALEIDGNGKIIRIPPGEGSNTGHGERFDALVKILNRHPINNDFPEQWRTVSMELYTHARGPAENLTVLSYAFDTATDKNWPVDWLIGYGKGRVYNSSMGHLWQGENYPLAYRCIGFQTTMIRAVEWLATGNVTYPLPAKFPHNNISVLE, via the coding sequence ATGTTGAATACGGCAACATCTGGGCAGGAAAAAAATAAAGAACTGATCCGTGTACTGATAGTAGATGGATATAGCAACCACGACTGGAAGCAAACAACTCTTGTAACCAAACGGATATTGGAGGAGTCAAAGCTTTTTGCCGTAGATGTGACCACTGCGCCTGCAACAACTGATACAGACAGCCTCCTGGCATGGAACCCTGATTTCAGCGGTTATGGTGTAGTTATACAGAATACCAATAATATTCATAACAAGACCTTGCGCTGGCCCCGGAGAATGGAGGAGAAGCTGGCGCAATATGTGGCAGATGGCGGTGGGCTATACATTCTCCATTCTGCAAACAACGCTTTTCCACACTGGAAAGAATATGACAGGATGATCGGGCTGGGCTGGCGGCCTAAAGAAACAGGTTTTGCATTGGAAATAGACGGGAATGGAAAGATCATCCGTATCCCGCCGGGAGAAGGAAGCAATACGGGTCATGGAGAAAGATTTGATGCATTGGTAAAGATCCTCAACCGGCATCCCATCAACAATGACTTTCCGGAGCAGTGGCGAACAGTCTCCATGGAACTATATACGCATGCAAGAGGCCCTGCGGAAAATTTGACCGTGCTTTCATATGCGTTCGATACTGCTACTGATAAAAACTGGCCGGTGGATTGGTTGATCGGATATGGAAAGGGGCGGGTGTATAATTCCAGTATGGGACATTTATGGCAGGGCGAAAATTATCCCCTTGCTTATCGCTGCATTGGTTTTCAAACTACCATGATCAGGGCCGTGGAATGGCTGGCAACCGGGAATGTGACATACCCTTTGCCGGCAAAATTTCCTCATAACAATATCAGCGTACTTGAGTGA
- a CDS encoding LemA family protein encodes MHTIIFYIIIGLLVVGLFSVIIAAYNRLVMLKNNVNKAFFNIDVLLKQRADEIPDLIKVVKESMHYEETMLTRLTQLRTDFLNSADREDRLKLSNEMERMVKSIFAVSENYPDLKANSNFSLLQQRVSGIEDAIADRREFYNESVNMYNIGIAEFPPLILAKLLGYQEKQLLQISASEKKYDGVQF; translated from the coding sequence ATGCATACAATTATTTTTTACATCATTATCGGTTTATTGGTTGTTGGTCTGTTTAGCGTTATTATCGCTGCGTACAACAGGCTCGTCATGCTGAAAAACAACGTAAATAAGGCTTTTTTCAATATTGATGTGCTATTAAAGCAACGTGCTGATGAAATACCTGATCTGATAAAAGTGGTGAAGGAAAGTATGCATTATGAAGAAACCATGCTGACGAGGTTGACGCAGCTAAGGACCGATTTTTTAAACAGTGCTGATCGTGAGGATAGATTAAAGTTATCCAATGAAATGGAGCGCATGGTAAAATCCATTTTTGCGGTATCGGAAAATTACCCCGATTTAAAGGCCAATAGTAATTTTTCGCTTTTGCAGCAGCGGGTTTCCGGCATTGAGGATGCCATTGCGGACCGCAGGGAGTTTTATAACGAAAGCGTTAACATGTACAATATCGGTATAGCCGAGTTTCCGCCATTGATCCTGGCTAAACTATTAGGATACCAGGAAAAACAGCTTCTGCAAATATCAGCCAGTGAAAAAAAATATGATGGCGTTCAGTTCTGA